Proteins encoded together in one Candidatus Babeliales bacterium window:
- a CDS encoding WD40 repeat domain-containing protein — protein RGGRLIEYSDAELQKLLEPDFPLELTHIIDRMAQKTFTDPHATIISQTLRGHTAPITSIAISPNNQFIVTGSDDKTARIWDATTGTLLYTLEGHTNRPYSVAISSDNQFVVTGSWDNTARIWSTTTGALLHILEGHADQIWLVAISSDNQFIVTASFDNTARIWDATTGVLLHILEGHRSKINSVAISPDNLFIVTGSWDYTARMWNATTGALLHTLTGHTWIITSVAISPNNRFIVTGSPDNTARIWDAADGKVRHILSGHEDTINSVAISPDNQFIVTGSWDHTARIWNATTGALLHILEGHTNKIWSVAISSDNQFIVTASFDNTARIWDATTGVLLHILEGHTAITSVAISPDNRFIVTGSYDRTARIWRIKEDLLTTAELIKNAAILRDRAKKIPYFPPIQMQKINKGIYLLKAAGADTNLGRTKAIYQRIEDAFKQGRTEAAGEAMIASAADIGFFGM, from the coding sequence CGAGGCGGCCGCCTCATAGAATATAGTGATGCAGAACTGCAAAAACTATTAGAACCGGATTTCCCACTCGAATTAACGCATATAATAGACCGCATGGCACAAAAAACATTTACTGATCCACATGCAACTATCATCTCGCAAACGTTAAGAGGTCATACAGCGCCCATAACCTCAATAGCTATCAGTCCTAACAACCAATTCATCGTCACGGGATCTGACGATAAGACTGCACGAATTTGGGACGCTACTACAGGAACACTACTGTATACCCTTGAAGGCCATACAAACAGGCCATATTCAGTAGCTATCAGCTCTGATAATCAATTCGTCGTCACCGGATCTTGGGACAACACCGCACGCATTTGGAGTACCACCACAGGAGCACTCCTGCATATCCTTGAAGGCCATGCAGACCAAATATGGTTAGTAGCTATCAGCTCTGATAACCAATTCATCGTCACGGCATCTTTCGACAACACCGCACGTATTTGGGATGCCACCACAGGAGTACTCCTGCATATTCTTGAAGGCCATAGATCCAAAATAAATTCTGTAGCTATTAGCCCTGATAACCTATTCATCGTCACCGGATCTTGGGATTACACCGCACGCATGTGGAATGCAACTACGGGAGCACTGCTGCATACCCTGACAGGCCATACATGGATAATAACTTCAGTAGCTATCAGCCCTAACAACCGATTCATTGTCACTGGATCTCCCGACAACACTGCACGCATTTGGGATGCTGCTGATGGAAAAGTACGGCACATACTCTCCGGTCACGAAGACACAATAAATTCAGTAGCTATCAGCCCTGATAACCAATTCATCGTCACCGGATCTTGGGATCACACCGCACGCATTTGGAATGCAACTACGGGAGCACTGCTGCATATCCTTGAAGGTCATACAAACAAAATATGGTCAGTAGCTATCAGCTCTGATAACCAATTCATCGTCACGGCATCTTTCGACAACACCGCACGTATTTGGGATGCCACCACAGGAGTACTCCTGCATATTCTTGAAGGCCATACAGCCATAACTTCAGTAGCTATCAGCCCTGACAACCGATTCATCGTCACCGGATCTTATGATCGCACCGCACGCATTTGGCGCATAAAAGAAGACTTATTAACTACTGCCGAGCTCATCAAAAATGCTGCAATACTTCGTGATCGTGCAAAAAAAATTCCGTACTTTCCGCCAATACAAATGCAAAAAATAAACAAGGGGATTTATCTGCTGAAAGCAGCGGGTGCCGACACTAATCTCGGAAGGACCAAAGCTATTTACCAACGTATTGAGGATGCCTTTAAGCAAGGAAGGACAGAGGCTGCAGGAGAAGCAATGATTGCATCAGCTGCCGATATTGGATTTTTTGGCATGTAA
- a CDS encoding peptidyl-prolyl cis-trans isomerase: MNDAKISTSKYLLLGALSLVLVAAPGCAPFDWVKDKLGMGKGASSHAGHTQAMVDMQDHLMKEGQELASLDGVSIISDKSLERDFAQLIEENPQLGQILPLMPDARYNFLQGMVSQAVVDAYVVKNGIDMSEDYQKDLANMMRSVKRMLNTKYFGAANPVVVSDADVREYYDDNKMRIPELCISRGGVKAEGIMFSVEAEAKVFAAAAKGKDFAQVAKVQKLSDKVEDFNFVNEQSLGIHVTLRDKIGSLTKFPATEVVKVDDKTVWVVRATEKQETKYAEFEQVQAGLKQYIEKERRMAVFDKEITRLKEEYKVVVNDSYFKNKNEQSLAQTTELSDEMMDMHADEAVDVAAPKAA, translated from the coding sequence ATGAACGATGCAAAAATATCGACAAGTAAATATCTACTGCTTGGCGCATTATCTTTAGTACTTGTTGCAGCACCTGGTTGTGCTCCGTTCGATTGGGTTAAAGATAAATTAGGCATGGGTAAAGGGGCGAGCTCGCATGCAGGGCATACACAGGCAATGGTAGATATGCAAGATCATTTAATGAAAGAAGGGCAGGAGCTTGCATCGTTAGATGGTGTTTCTATCATTTCGGATAAAAGTCTTGAGCGTGATTTCGCGCAGCTTATTGAAGAAAATCCACAATTAGGTCAAATTTTACCGCTTATGCCAGATGCACGTTATAACTTCTTGCAAGGTATGGTAAGCCAAGCGGTTGTTGATGCATATGTTGTTAAAAATGGTATTGATATGTCTGAAGATTATCAAAAAGATTTGGCAAATATGATGCGTTCAGTAAAGCGTATGCTGAATACAAAATATTTTGGTGCTGCAAATCCAGTAGTAGTAAGTGATGCTGATGTTCGAGAATATTATGATGATAACAAAATGAGAATTCCTGAGTTGTGTATTTCTCGTGGTGGTGTAAAAGCCGAAGGAATCATGTTCTCGGTAGAAGCAGAAGCAAAAGTGTTTGCAGCGGCAGCAAAAGGAAAAGATTTTGCGCAAGTGGCAAAGGTTCAAAAGCTTTCTGATAAAGTTGAAGATTTTAATTTTGTGAATGAGCAAAGTTTGGGTATTCATGTAACATTGCGTGATAAAATTGGTTCGTTGACAAAATTCCCTGCAACTGAAGTAGTTAAAGTGGATGACAAAACGGTTTGGGTTGTACGTGCAACTGAAAAGCAAGAAACAAAGTATGCAGAATTTGAGCAAGTACAAGCAGGCTTAAAGCAGTATATCGAAAAAGAACGTCGCATGGCGGTGTTTGATAAAGAGATTACACGCTTGAAAGAAGAGTATAAAGTTGTGGTAAATGATTCTTATTTTAAGAATAAAAACGAGCAATCATTGGCTCAAACAACAGAATTATCAGATGAAATGATGGATATGCATGCAGATGAAGCAGTTGACGTAGCTGCACCTAAAGCTGCATAA
- a CDS encoding phosphoribosyltransferase family protein produces MIKQWIFQTTDFLLRTMGYILAPPFCASCRIFLSERVPLCVACSDKILPVASSVIPITRKYSVKILAVSRYQFPLKPMIISKSHGNIVAAIQLGEIIWQKTYLQHMQFDCIIPIPLHWTRFARRGYNQADEIAKVISQKTGKPVVHCVSRQRRTVFQSSLPAEHRLKNVQDAFEVHPAYQSSIEGKHILIVDDLLTTGSTLKEVARQLIRYKPASLTAVVACRVC; encoded by the coding sequence ATGATCAAGCAGTGGATATTTCAGACAACAGATTTTTTATTGCGCACGATGGGCTATATCTTAGCGCCACCATTTTGTGCGAGCTGTAGAATATTTTTATCGGAGCGAGTGCCATTATGTGTGGCGTGCTCTGATAAAATTCTGCCGGTAGCATCATCGGTTATACCCATTACTCGGAAATATTCAGTTAAAATTCTCGCAGTTTCGCGGTATCAATTTCCTTTAAAGCCAATGATTATTTCAAAATCGCACGGTAATATTGTTGCGGCAATACAGTTGGGTGAAATTATTTGGCAAAAGACATATCTGCAGCATATGCAGTTTGATTGTATTATTCCCATTCCCCTTCATTGGACCCGCTTTGCGCGCCGTGGATATAATCAAGCTGATGAAATAGCAAAAGTGATTAGTCAAAAAACAGGTAAGCCGGTGGTGCATTGCGTGAGCCGTCAACGACGTACGGTGTTTCAATCATCGCTGCCAGCAGAACACCGATTAAAAAACGTGCAGGATGCATTTGAGGTGCATCCTGCATATCAATCTTCAATTGAAGGCAAGCATATTTTAATTGTTGATGATTTACTGACCACGGGCTCAACGCTTAAAGAAGTTGCACGTCAGCTCATTCGCTATAAACCAGCTTCGTTGACGGCAGTAGTTGCATGTCGCGTGTGTTAA
- the lspA gene encoding signal peptidase II — MKKKWLLFAYVLVGLLLLVLDRVSKHWAIVQCADGWEINSFLSCDLTYNRGISWSLFASHDATAFTILCLFISLIIMLVAMHAYFRCNNNRTIWGEVCVIAGAASNLLDRIVYTGVVDFVHVRAGGYSWPIFNGADVFIVVGVAIIFLTNYWDDTE, encoded by the coding sequence ATGAAAAAAAAATGGTTGCTCTTTGCCTATGTACTTGTTGGATTATTGTTACTAGTTCTTGATCGCGTTAGCAAACATTGGGCTATCGTTCAGTGTGCAGATGGCTGGGAGATTAACAGCTTTTTGTCGTGTGATTTGACCTACAATCGTGGTATTTCTTGGAGTTTATTTGCATCACATGATGCAACAGCTTTTACCATATTATGTTTGTTTATTTCATTGATTATTATGCTTGTTGCTATGCATGCATATTTCCGTTGCAATAATAATCGAACCATTTGGGGAGAGGTGTGTGTTATCGCTGGGGCAGCTTCTAATTTGCTTGATCGCATTGTGTACACTGGAGTCGTAGATTTTGTTCATGTGAGGGCTGGCGGATATTCATGGCCGATTTTTAATGGTGCAGATGTTTTTATTGTTGTGGGGGTTGCTATCATTTTTCTTACTAATTATTGGGATGATACCGAGTAG
- the pheT gene encoding phenylalanine--tRNA ligase subunit beta — MKLSIAWIFDHIDADVTTIDIDQLVKKFNETTAEIEGFRAVSFDLETVSLAQVIAVDADVVTVHSPEWNQTYTLPERKKVAVGHWYFIKNIVHADWAGMDHFGGTRIDLLPAIHCDASLHAGGWKKLVQTSDYILDIDNKSITNRPDMWGHRGVAREIAAMFCLPLKPISDFLAPIEIAHHANHAPVSSDSPFSITLEAQGCSRFAGLYVSNITYQHSLLAMAVRFALLDIKAIDAIVDFTNYVMLDLGQPMHAFDADKIVAKTITPRMAHKQEKLQLLDGQDIILTGEDIVISDGKDPLALAGIKGGAATAISDQTTALFLESACFNASTIRRSAARHKIRTDASMRFEKTLDPNQTSQAIMRFVALLKNAQIPYAASSRIVSCGIVMPEKVIEIEHAFLQSRLGIEISQEKVIEILSRLEFQVACTDKKYHIAVPSFRSTKDVTIKEDIVEEVGRFYGYTNIIAELPLRRSAPCDVHAVYQRRAIKAEMINGLQMHELESYSFYDEDFLRRLAWQPDHSLTVLNPVSENWRQLVTSLIPNVCKAVDDNAAEYDQLRFFEWARTWQKSGTDAMERKSLAGIFFDKKNTVDFYETKKLLEQFFSTISLPITWHKAEQELDPWFAPYQTAVLKYDDVVIGIAGKANQLFLNKVVDGDAFIFELDGDFLQDYKKPIVRYVAPSKYPASVRDVSMFVPLSYTVDALIDRITTVHGAVDDVQLVDRFEKDEWLDKRALTFRFVVRDVEKTMTKDEVDGVVSLVLESLMQLGAVIR; from the coding sequence ATGAAACTCTCCATTGCGTGGATTTTTGATCATATTGATGCTGACGTTACAACAATTGATATTGATCAGTTAGTAAAAAAATTTAACGAAACAACGGCTGAAATAGAGGGATTTCGTGCGGTATCATTTGATTTAGAAACGGTCTCTCTGGCACAGGTTATAGCAGTGGACGCTGATGTGGTAACAGTGCATAGTCCAGAATGGAATCAGACCTATACCTTACCAGAGCGGAAAAAAGTAGCAGTGGGCCACTGGTATTTCATTAAAAACATTGTACATGCGGATTGGGCAGGCATGGATCATTTTGGGGGAACGCGTATCGATTTGCTTCCTGCAATACATTGTGATGCATCGCTGCATGCAGGTGGATGGAAAAAATTAGTACAGACTTCTGATTATATTTTAGATATTGATAATAAGTCGATCACCAATCGCCCTGATATGTGGGGGCATCGTGGTGTTGCGCGTGAGATTGCAGCTATGTTTTGCTTGCCACTCAAACCAATTTCTGACTTTTTAGCTCCTATCGAAATTGCGCATCATGCTAACCATGCACCAGTATCATCAGATAGCCCTTTTTCTATAACCTTAGAGGCGCAAGGATGTTCACGTTTTGCAGGGTTATATGTTTCAAACATTACGTATCAACATTCTTTGTTGGCGATGGCGGTACGGTTTGCTCTCCTTGATATAAAGGCAATTGATGCCATTGTGGACTTTACTAATTATGTGATGTTGGATCTCGGTCAGCCTATGCATGCATTTGATGCAGATAAGATTGTGGCCAAAACTATTACCCCACGCATGGCCCACAAGCAAGAAAAATTACAGCTACTCGACGGGCAAGATATTATTTTGACTGGTGAAGACATCGTGATTTCTGACGGCAAAGATCCACTCGCTCTTGCAGGTATAAAGGGTGGCGCGGCAACAGCTATTTCCGACCAGACAACGGCATTATTTTTAGAATCGGCCTGTTTTAATGCGAGCACGATCAGACGTTCTGCTGCTCGACATAAAATACGCACTGATGCGTCAATGCGATTTGAAAAAACATTAGATCCAAATCAAACATCACAAGCGATTATGCGATTTGTTGCATTGTTAAAAAATGCGCAGATTCCTTATGCCGCCTCCTCTCGGATTGTTTCATGTGGAATAGTGATGCCAGAAAAAGTTATTGAGATAGAGCATGCATTTTTGCAAAGTCGGCTTGGTATCGAAATATCTCAGGAAAAAGTTATCGAAATACTTTCTCGTTTAGAATTTCAAGTGGCATGCACTGATAAAAAATATCATATTGCAGTACCATCATTCCGCAGCACAAAAGATGTGACTATTAAAGAAGATATTGTAGAGGAAGTAGGACGGTTTTATGGATATACCAATATTATTGCTGAGTTGCCATTACGGCGATCTGCGCCATGTGATGTGCATGCAGTATACCAGCGCCGTGCGATAAAAGCAGAGATGATTAATGGGTTACAGATGCATGAGCTTGAAAGCTATTCATTTTATGATGAAGATTTTTTACGAAGACTTGCATGGCAGCCAGATCATAGTCTGACCGTTTTAAATCCGGTTTCTGAAAATTGGCGGCAATTAGTGACATCATTGATACCGAATGTATGCAAAGCGGTTGATGATAATGCGGCAGAGTATGATCAGTTACGTTTTTTTGAATGGGCACGTACGTGGCAAAAAAGTGGAACAGATGCAATGGAGCGTAAATCATTGGCAGGGATTTTTTTTGATAAAAAAAATACGGTTGATTTTTATGAAACAAAAAAGTTATTAGAACAGTTTTTTTCCACCATATCATTGCCGATAACATGGCATAAAGCAGAGCAGGAACTTGATCCGTGGTTTGCTCCGTATCAAACAGCAGTGCTTAAATATGATGATGTGGTCATTGGTATTGCGGGAAAAGCGAATCAGCTCTTTTTAAATAAAGTGGTCGATGGTGATGCATTCATTTTTGAATTAGATGGTGACTTTTTACAAGATTATAAAAAGCCAATTGTGCGATATGTTGCGCCATCAAAATATCCCGCATCAGTGCGTGATGTCAGTATGTTTGTGCCGCTTTCATATACTGTGGATGCGTTAATAGATCGAATTACAACAGTGCATGGAGCGGTTGATGATGTGCAGCTGGTTGATCGATTTGAAAAAGATGAGTGGCTCGATAAACGTGCACTAACATTCCGATTTGTAGTACGAGATGTTGAAAAAACGATGACAAAAGATGAAGTTGATGGGGTGGTTTCACTCGTGCTTGAATCGCTCATGCAACTCGGTGCAGTAATTCGATGA